Within the Mucilaginibacter sp. CSA2-8R genome, the region GCTTGTAATCTAACGCTTCCAAATCAGTAAGAGGTACTGGTCTGTTGCCAGCCCAATAACGAGCAGTCTTGGCGTTAGCCTGCGTATCAATCCGCATCACCTCACCGTTAAAAAAACCTTTCGGAAATTTAGGAGTGAGGTTATAATTATTATAGATAGCCAGGTAATAACCTTTAAATTTAAAGCCCAGCACATCCCCTTTAAAATCAAACAAAGTCGAAATAGGCATCCAAACACTGTCTCGTACGGGGATATATTGCTGGCTAATATTCAAGGTATCTACAAAATTGATGTTTGCGTCTTTCTTAGTCAAAAACAGATCAACCCCATAAATACGCCAATCGCCATCTACAATATAAACGTTACCCTGATAAACGGCTTCGTTGTGGCGTTTAGGAATTACCTGTATTTTATAAATACGACGCCCGCTTTTTACCGAGGTGCCTAATAATTTGTAATCATAAAACGATAAGGCATTATCAGCAAAAGGCGATACAAAAGCACGCGCACTCAGGCCCTGAATATCAAAACTATTCTGGTAAAAATCAATCTGCAAATCAGAAGCTTTATTGTAGCTGAAAGCGGTATTCTGACCTGCCGTTTTAGATGCGATCATCTTTTCGCGTATCCAATCCGGGTTTTTAAAATTGTACTGCGAAATAGATTCTGATTGGTAAATAATACCTTTTTTGTTAGTATCAATTTGTAAAGCGCGGGATACATCGCGGGTAAACAATTTTTTTGGCGCGCTTACCAAACGCTGCACGCCTTTTACAAATACCCTGCACGAATACTCATCTACCTGTTTCAAATAATATTCGCGTTTCTCTATCACTTTACGCATCAGGCCAACGCCTGGGTCACGCTCATTGCCTGTACCGGCTTCGGCTTGCAGGGCAAATGGTTCATTAGCTAAAGTAACGTTCAGTTCCTGGTTCTGGTTGGTAATAGTCACCTTTTCAACCCGCTCCAGGTTACCCACAAACCTAAAAACCACCTGGTAAGTGCCGGGGCTTAATATAAATTCGTAATCGCCGCTCTCGTTGGCAGTACTACCATATGTAGAATTACGAATATACACCGAAGCAAAAGAAACCGGGTTCTTTTGCTCGTCGGTAATACGGCCAAATAAACGATAGGTCTGTGCAGAAACCTGCAAAGTAACGGCTATAAAAAAAACAATAAATAAATATGTTTTCATAAATGAACTTAATACGTATATATACCGTTTGCCTGTAAAATGTTTGTTTTACTGCTTAAATAATTTACCGGTGGTAGTAAACAGCATTCTAAATAACTGATATTGCTTACCTTTGTAATAAACACATACCGCCATGTATAACACTTTAAAACCGGTTTTGCAGCAAGAGTTAGCAGACATTGAAAAAGCCGGACTATATAAAAGAGAACGCATCATTACATCGCCGCAGGGGGCAGACATTGAGGTGTTGGGAGGACAGGAAGTAATAAACTTTTGTGCCAACAATTACCTTGGGCTTTCATCACACCCTAAAGTAATTGAAGCTGCTAAAAAAGCTATTGACGACCATGGCTATGGCCTATCTTCGGTACGCTTTATTTGCGGTACGCAGGATGTGCACAAAGAGCTGGAAAAAAAGCTTTCGGAGTTTTTAGGCACCGAGGATACGATTTTGTATGCGGCTGCCTTTGATGCCAATGGTGGCGTTTTCGAACCTTTGTTTAACGAGCAGGATGCTATCATCTCTGACGAATTAAACCATGCGTCGATTATTGACGGCATACGTTTATGCAAGGCCCAGCGCCAGCGCTACAAACATGACGACATGGCCGATTTGGAAGAAAAGCTGAAAGCAACCCAAAACCTTCGCCACCGTATCATCGTAACCGACGGCGCTTTTTCTATGGATGGTACCATTGCGCAACTGGATAAAATCTGTGACCTGGCCGACCAGTATAAGGCTTTAGTAATGATTGACGAATGCCACTGTTCAGGTTTCTTGGGTAAAACCGGTCGCGGCACTCATGAGCATCACAACGTAATGGGTCGTGTGGATATCATTACCGGCACCTTAGGCAAAGCTTTGGGCGGAGCCTCGGGTGGTTTCACCTCGGGCCGTAAAGAAATTATTGATATACTGCGTCAGCGTTCACGCCCTTACTTGTTTTCAAACACCCTGGCACCATCTATTGCCGGCGCATCAATCACGGTGTTAGACATGCTGAGTGAAACCACCGAGCTACGCGACAAATTGCACAGCAATACGCAGTATTTTCGTCAGAAAATGACGGAAGCCGGTTTTGACATCAAGCCCGGGGTACACCCTATTGTACCCGTAATGCTGCATGATGCCAAGCTATCACAACAATTTGCCGCCCGTATGCTCGAAGAGGGTATTTACGTAATTGGTTTTTATTACCCGGTTGTACCGCAAGGCAAAGCACGCATTCGCGTACAAATATCTGCTGCCCACAATCAGGAACATTTAGATAAGGCTATTACGGCCTTTACCAAAGTAGGCAAGGAGTTGGGTGTGATTAAGTAGGCTTTAAAATTGCTTATATTTGTGTAAGAAGTAAATGTAATTATGGCAAAGCTGGTGTTGGATATTGAGCCTGCAATAATTGATGGTATTACAAAAGTAGCTGAAAGAAAAAAGGTAAGCGTATCTGCTGTAGTTGAAGATTTATTTAAGCAAGCAACTCAACACGAGTTATTGGCTGATGAAGCTTCAAGCGCTGAAAAGCAAAAAGTAGAAGACGAAGCTTTTTTGAAGAAGATAAAAGACATTCCTGTCTCTGAAAGTATCAAAAAGATTACCGGAATACTAAAAGGCTGTACAGATGCAGAGATTGCAGATGCTAAATATTTGTATCTGAAAGAAAAATATGGGTTATAAAAAAGCTTTTATTGATAGCGACGTATTGCTTGACTTGCTTTTAGAGCGGGAGCCTTTTGTACACTACACCAGTGTATTACTGGATATCTCCACAGACAAAATTACGCTTTGTACCTCGACATTGATTATTGCTAATATTTATTACATCGCTGCTAAAAGCATTAATAAAAGCTTTGCTCAGCAATCCATACAACAGCTCACTAAACTACTTCCGTTACTGTCGTTTGAAGCGAGACACGTCATGTCGGCTATTAATAAAGACAGTACCGATTTTGAAGACGCCATACAGTATTACATTGCCAACCAGAATAATTGCGACGTAATTATCAGCAGCAATCTCAGACATTATAAAAACTTTGATATTCCTGTTTTAACGGCTGAGCAATTTTTAAAAGAAACATTATAAAATGCAAGATTTAATCAATCAATATACCACCGAAGTGGAAGCTTTTAACCCGGCAAATGCCGACGATTTAGAAGCGTTCCGTATCAAATATTTAGGTACCAAAGGACTCATCAAAGACTTATTTGAACAGTTTAAAAATACCACACCTGAAGAGAAACGTACTTTAGGTAAAGTACTTAACCAGTTTAAACAGCTAACCGAAGGTAAGTACCAGTTATTAAAAGAACAGTTTGAGTCTGAAACAGGCAGCGTAAAATCAGAAATAGATTTAACCTTACCTGGCGAAGGCTTCACAGTAGGATCGCGCCATCCGTTGTCGCTGGTTCGTAATGAGATTATCGACATTTTTAAGCGCCTGGGTTTTGTGGTAGCCGAGGGGCCGGAAATTGAGGACGATTGGCACAACTTCTCTGCACTTAACTTTCCGGAAGAACACCCGGCCCGTGATATGCAGGACACCTTCTTTATCACGAAAGATGGCAGCAAAGACAGCATTGCTCTGCGCACGCATACCTCATCGGTGCAGGTACGCATGATGGAGAGTGGTAAACCGCCTTTCCGCGCTATTATGCCTGGCCGGGTTTACCGCAATGAGGCTATTTCTGCCCGTGCACATTGCTTTTTTCACCAGGTAGAGGGTTTGTACGTAGACGAAAATGTATCTTTTGCCGATTTGAAGCAAACCTTGTTTCACTTTGTGCAGGAGTTATATGGCGAAGGAACCAAAGTACGTTTCCGCCCGTCATACTTTCCGTTTACCGAACCCTCGGCCGAGATGGATATTTCCTGTACTATTTGTAAAGGCGCAGGTTGTAATATGTGCAAATATTCTGGCTGGGTAGAAATTTTAGGCTGCGGCATGGTTGACCCTAATGTACTTGAAAACTGTGGCATTGACAGTCAGAAATTTACCGGCTTTGCCTTCGGCATGGGTATTGAGCGAATTACTAACCTTAAATATGTAATACGCGACCTGCGCTTATTTTCAGAGAACGACGTTCGCTTTTTAAAGCAGTTTAAAACAGATATTGTATAATGAAAAAACTGGTGTACCTGCTATTGGTGTTGATTGGATTTGCAGGATGTGGTAAAGACGACCAAAGCTATGTACCCAGCGTGGCAGTTAATTTTCAGGCTCCATTAACCGATCCCCGCTTAACCAAACTAAACAGTGCCGGCGGTGCTGTACTCGTTAACGGGTATGGTGTAGCCGGCCTGCTGATTTACCGTACACCCGGTGGTAGCTACGTGGCATTTGATCGTTGCAGCAGCTATCTGCCCGAAAAAAAATGTGCAGTTACGCTTGACGATACAGGCCTTACCGCAACCGATCCCTGCAGCGGGTCTAAGTTTTTATTAAGCGATGGCTCACCGGTAAAAGCCCCTGCAACACGATCGTTACGTGCGTATAGCGTATCCGTCAATAATTTTAACATATTTGTATCTAATTGATACATGGAAGCCGACAAAATCAAAGAAAGTATTAAGCGTTCATCGCAAGAGCTGTTTCGTAAGTTCGGCTATCATAAAACCAGCGTTAACGAAATTGCGAAAAAGACCAAAATTGCAAAGGCTACCATCTACAAATATTTTGATAGTAAAGAAGCCATTTTGCATTCGCTGCTGATGGATTACATACAGGTAAGTGTTGATGAACTGATTCATACCGATACACCCGAACTGGACGAAGAGACGCACCTTACCAACCTGATTATGAAAACCTGCCGGCTATCCTATACCGTTTGTAATGAATTCATCGGTTGGGATTTTATACGCGAATCTACCAACTCACAAGAGTTTCTGCGCAACCTATCTAATGAGCTTGAAGATTTACTGGTAAGCTCTTTTATGCACCTAACGGGCATGCGCAAGCACGATAGCTACCAGCAACGCATCCGGTTTTTAATTAAATGCAGTAAAAACATTGTTTTTAGTTTTGCCTTTACCTCAGTAAGTGATAGCGATGTGCGCAAAAACTTCGTTTCTTTCCAAAAAGACATCCTCCCCTATTTAGTTAAGGCAGCCATTACCATTAACTAAACAGAAGCAACATAAACTAAATTTCACTTAGCTGTAAAGCAGAATTTTTCGGTTATTCTTCATTAGTTGGATTACGCTTTACCATGTTAGGGTTAAAGCGAGGTTTGTAAACTGGTTTAGCCGGAGCGTCGTTGGTTGCTTCCGGTTTCTCCATTTCTGCTACCCCTTTATCAGCCTCCTTATTTACACCGGCTTCTTGTTCGGCCGACGTTTGTTCTGAATTATTTTCCGCAGGTTTCGTAGTGGTTACTCCAGCTTTAAAACGAGGTTTAAAACCCGGCTTGGGTGGAGGTACTGGTTCGGCTGGGCTTTCAGGTTGTTTATCTGATGGCGCTTCATTTTGTACTACCAAAGGTTGCGCTGGTTGTTCAATGCTTTCAGCTGGTTTGACGGCGGTTATTCCAGCTTTAAAGCGTGGCTTAAAGCCTAATTTAGGAGCGTCAGGTGCTTGCGGAACATCTTCTTCAATGGTTGACGCTGAGTTTTCAGAAACCTCTTTTTCAGAACTTGGCGCAGTGCTTTCGTCCAATGGCTTTACAGCACTTACCCCTGCTTTAAAACGTGGCTTAAAGCCAAGCTTAGCCGGTGGTACTGCATCAGCGCTTGTCGACTGTTCCGCATCAGCATATCTTTCGACTTCTTTATTAACTTCCGGCTGGTCTTCTTTAGTCTCAACCGGTTTATTGGTGGTTACACCTGCCTTAAACCGCGGCTTGAAGCCTATTTTAGCCGGGGCCTCAGGCTGCTCACCTACCGGCGCATTTGGCAATGCTGTGGCATTCTCATCGGGCTCATCATTCCCGATATTATCAGCAGGTTTTGCCGGGATATTTTTAGCCTGAAATCTGGGCTTGTAGGCCGCCGGTTTATCCACACCCTCTTTAGGCGGCTTATCAGCAGCCGCAGGTTCTGCTTTCGGCGTTTCGGTTACCGGCGGCATTGGTGGCGCAGCCTGCGTTTTAAATTTAGGGGTAAAGCCTAATTTAGGGGCTTGAGTCTGCGGCGAAGGTTCAGTAAGCGTGTCTGCTACCGTTTGCTCGGCAATCTGGTTTTCGGACCGTAACTTTTCAGCTTTTATCTCGGGTGGTAATGGATATTGATGCCTTAGCTTGTTAAACCAGAATTTTTTGGTGTGGTCGAAACTCTTTTCGCCCATCTGCTCGTAGTGTAATTTAAATTCCGAAAATAAGCCCGGATCACCTTGTTGCAAGGCATCCAGACTTATCTTCTTCTTCTTAAAAAACTCTTCGAATAGCATTATTTAAATTTTATCCATAAACCTAAATCCTGTTTTTCAAAACTTGGTTCCTGGCTCTTGTTTCCTGGCTCTAACCTCTATTCCGCCATGTTATGATAAACGGCCTGCACATCGTCGTCTTCTTCCAGCTTATCAATCAACTTTAGTACGTCGGCGGCATCTTCTTCGCTAATTTCGGTAGTCGACAAAGCGATACGCTCCAATTTGGCCGACTTAAGCTCAAAGCCCATGCCTTCCAGCGTTTTCTGCATTTTGCCAAAATCTTCATAAGCAGCATGAATAACAGCAACGTCTTTGCCTTCCTCATCTGTCTCTACAAATAACTCTTCCAAACCGGCATCAATCAATTCAAATTCCAGTTCTTCCAAATCACGCTCTCCCGGATCAAAACGAAATACTGATTTGCGGCTAAAAACAAAGTCTAAAGAACCGGTTTTGCCTAAAGTGCCACCTACCTTTGTAAAATAGCTGCGTACATTGGCTACGGTGCGGTTAGTGTTATCGGTAGCAGTTTCTACCAAAACGGCCACGCCATGCGGTGCATAACCTTCATATACTAACTCTTCGTAATCTTTTTCGTCTTTGCTCGAGGCACGTTTAATGGCTGCCTCAACGCGGTCTTTAGGCATGTTAACCGCCTTGGCGTTTTGCATAGCTGTACGCAACCTCGAGTTACTCTCGGGGCTGGGACCGCCATCTTTAACAGCCATTACAATCTCTTTACCCAAGCGCGTAAATTGTATGGCCATCTTGGCCCAGCGCTTAAATTTTCTTTCTTTACGGAACTCAAATGCTCTTCCCATAATATATTTTAACCCTTTGGATTTTTATGATTTTAATTCAATTCCACCGATGAGCTACATTAAATCAGATATTGTCTATTCAAAGAGATTTCTTTAAAAATCAATTTAATCTTTTTAAAATCAGTGAAATCAATGTATGAACTACAAATTTAAGGTATTCTTTAAGTTTTTCAGCATTTCGGCAGTCATGCGCGGCAAATCGTATTCCAGTTGCCATTGCCAGTCCTGCTC harbors:
- the kbl gene encoding glycine C-acetyltransferase, whose translation is MYNTLKPVLQQELADIEKAGLYKRERIITSPQGADIEVLGGQEVINFCANNYLGLSSHPKVIEAAKKAIDDHGYGLSSVRFICGTQDVHKELEKKLSEFLGTEDTILYAAAFDANGGVFEPLFNEQDAIISDELNHASIIDGIRLCKAQRQRYKHDDMADLEEKLKATQNLRHRIIVTDGAFSMDGTIAQLDKICDLADQYKALVMIDECHCSGFLGKTGRGTHEHHNVMGRVDIITGTLGKALGGASGGFTSGRKEIIDILRQRSRPYLFSNTLAPSIAGASITVLDMLSETTELRDKLHSNTQYFRQKMTEAGFDIKPGVHPIVPVMLHDAKLSQQFAARMLEEGIYVIGFYYPVVPQGKARIRVQISAAHNQEHLDKAITAFTKVGKELGVIK
- a CDS encoding DUF6364 family protein; this translates as MAKLVLDIEPAIIDGITKVAERKKVSVSAVVEDLFKQATQHELLADEASSAEKQKVEDEAFLKKIKDIPVSESIKKITGILKGCTDAEIADAKYLYLKEKYGL
- a CDS encoding PIN domain-containing protein, whose translation is MGYKKAFIDSDVLLDLLLEREPFVHYTSVLLDISTDKITLCTSTLIIANIYYIAAKSINKSFAQQSIQQLTKLLPLLSFEARHVMSAINKDSTDFEDAIQYYIANQNNCDVIISSNLRHYKNFDIPVLTAEQFLKETL
- the pheS gene encoding phenylalanine--tRNA ligase subunit alpha, with the translated sequence MQDLINQYTTEVEAFNPANADDLEAFRIKYLGTKGLIKDLFEQFKNTTPEEKRTLGKVLNQFKQLTEGKYQLLKEQFESETGSVKSEIDLTLPGEGFTVGSRHPLSLVRNEIIDIFKRLGFVVAEGPEIEDDWHNFSALNFPEEHPARDMQDTFFITKDGSKDSIALRTHTSSVQVRMMESGKPPFRAIMPGRVYRNEAISARAHCFFHQVEGLYVDENVSFADLKQTLFHFVQELYGEGTKVRFRPSYFPFTEPSAEMDISCTICKGAGCNMCKYSGWVEILGCGMVDPNVLENCGIDSQKFTGFAFGMGIERITNLKYVIRDLRLFSENDVRFLKQFKTDIV
- a CDS encoding TetR/AcrR family transcriptional regulator — protein: MEADKIKESIKRSSQELFRKFGYHKTSVNEIAKKTKIAKATIYKYFDSKEAILHSLLMDYIQVSVDELIHTDTPELDEETHLTNLIMKTCRLSYTVCNEFIGWDFIRESTNSQEFLRNLSNELEDLLVSSFMHLTGMRKHDSYQQRIRFLIKCSKNIVFSFAFTSVSDSDVRKNFVSFQKDILPYLVKAAITIN
- a CDS encoding YebC/PmpR family DNA-binding transcriptional regulator, with amino-acid sequence MGRAFEFRKERKFKRWAKMAIQFTRLGKEIVMAVKDGGPSPESNSRLRTAMQNAKAVNMPKDRVEAAIKRASSKDEKDYEELVYEGYAPHGVAVLVETATDNTNRTVANVRSYFTKVGGTLGKTGSLDFVFSRKSVFRFDPGERDLEELEFELIDAGLEELFVETDEEGKDVAVIHAAYEDFGKMQKTLEGMGFELKSAKLERIALSTTEISEEDAADVLKLIDKLEEDDDVQAVYHNMAE